In Arachis stenosperma cultivar V10309 chromosome 1, arast.V10309.gnm1.PFL2, whole genome shotgun sequence, one DNA window encodes the following:
- the LOC130971040 gene encoding plant UBX domain-containing protein 4 has translation MASKDKKSSNPSSSRAGRIRTLSDLNRPSVDSDSDSDEPQEYYTGGEKSGMLVQDPSKGNDVDAIFNQARQLGAVERPIDQLQEPPRSTSFTGTGRLLSGETVQSASQQPEAVVHNIVFWTNGFTVNDGPLRSLDDPENASFLESIKKSECPKELEPADRRSSVNVNLIRRNEKYPEPEKRHVAFQGLGRTLGSSSSSGSPEPSSTPPNTAPTPSAGLVVDQSLPTTSIQLRLADGTRLISRFNYHHTIGDIRGFINASRPGGAGNYQLQVMGFPPKLLSDETQSIEQAGLANSVVIQKF, from the exons aTGGCGTCCAAGGACAAGAAATCATCAAATCcctcctccagcagagctggcAGAATCCGTACACTCTCCGATCTCAACCGCCCGTCCGTTGACTCCGACTCCGACTCCGATGAACCTCAGGAGTATTACACCGGCGGCGAGAAGAg TGGAATGCTTGTCCAGGATCCCTCAAAGGGTAATGACGTGGATGCAATTTTTAATCAAGCAAGGCAACTTGGAGCTGTAGAAAGGCCTATTGATCAACTTCAGGAGCCACCAAGGTCAACAAGCTTTACTGGAACTGGCAGGTTACTCTCAGGGGAAACTGTACAATCTGCTTCTCAGCAACCCGAGGCTGTTGTTCATAACATTGTTTTTTGGACTAATGGTTTCACTGTAAATGATGGGCCTTTGAGGAGTTTGGATGACCCTGAAAATGCTTCATTTTTAGAG AGCATAAAAAAATCCGAGTGTCCAAAAGAGCTTGAACCTGCAGATAGGAGGTCGTCTGTCAATGTTAATCTCATAAGGAGGAATGAGAAGTATCCT GAACCCGAGAAGCGTCATGTTGCATTTCAAGGTTTGGGAAGAACTCTAGGAAGCAGCTCTTCTTCAGGGTCACCAGAGCCAAGCTCAACTCCTCCCAACACTGCTCCAACCCCTTCTGCCGGCCTGGTGGTGGATCAGTCATTGCCAACAACCTCAATACAGCTCAGGTTGGCCGATGGAACCCGCTTGATATCACGCTTCAATTATCACCACACGATTGGCGACATCCGTGGCTTCATTAACGCCTCTAGACCTGGGGGTGCAGGTAATTATCAACTTCAGGTGATGGGTTTCCCTCCAAAGCTTCTCTCCGACGAAACTCAGTCTATAGAGCAGGCAGGACTGGCAAATTCGGTTGTCATCCAGAAATTCTAG
- the LOC130971023 gene encoding uncharacterized protein LOC130971023, which produces MDTKSLQPRTRTTTSDDCPPKSPEFEFWMVRNPSCPQPDILSADELFVDGVLLPLHLVSSKTQIHNTDTQQTSTSSSQPDPPPPPEPSASITDSSPAAATLSSSKRWRDIFRKSSEKKNSENNNSAQENDNEKDKAKKKDRKGGASTASAAELNINIWPFSRSRSAGNAVTRPKLFPGAPATRKTNSAPCSRSNSAGESKSRKWPSSPGRGGVHLGRSSPVWQVRRGGSTSKNTEPLFLNHEKWSKRETSTVGRRSKVSSSGGEGGKARVLNINVPTCIGYRTHLSCRSDVMNSAVGSNSTVRPSNGNGNSNGADGGNVGSKLFNLRSLFKKTLLTSH; this is translated from the coding sequence atgGACACCAAAAGCCTACAACCTCGAACAAGAACAACCACCTCTGATGATTGCCCGCCAAAGTCGCCGGAGTTTGAGTTCTGGATGGTCCGAAACCCGTCTTGTCCCCAACCCGACATCCTGTCCGCCGATGAACTCTTTGTCGACGGCGTCCTCCTTCCTCTCCACCTTGTCTCTTCGAAAACCCAAATCCATAACACCGACACGCAACAAACATCTACTTCCTCATCACAGCCGGACCCGCCTCCACCTCCTGAGCCATCTGCCTCCATAACCGACTCCTCACCCGCCGCCGCCACGCTCTCTTCTTCCAAGCGCTGGAGAGACATTTTCAGGAAGAGTAGTGAAAAGAAGAACTCGGAGAACAACAACAGTGCACAAGAGAACGATAATGAGAAAGACAAAGCCAAGAAGAAAGACAGGAAAGGCGGCGCCTCCACGGCTTCAGCGGCCGAGCTGAATATCAACATATGGCCATTCTCCAGGAGCAGGTCAGCGGGGAACGCAGTGACCCGACCCAAGCTCTTTCCCGGAGCTCCGGCGACCCGCAAGACGAACAGCGCGCCTTGTTCTCGGAGCAATTCCGCCGGAGAATCCAAGTCCAGGAAGTGGCCCAGTAGCCCGGGTCGGGGCGGGGTCCATTTAGGGCGGAGCAGCCCCGTTTGGCAGGTCAGGCGCGGTGGCTCCACTTCCAAGAACACAGAACCACTGTTTCTCAACCACGAAAAGTGGTCGAAAAGAGAAACCTCCACGGTGGGTCGCCGGAGTAAGGTCTCGTCATCCGGCGGGGAAGGTGGAAAAGCGAGAGTTTTGAACATAAATGTTCCGACATGCATCGGTTACCGAACCCACTTGAGCTGCAGAAGTGATGTGATGAACAGTGCCGTTGGTTCTAACAGTACTGTTCGTCCCAGTAACGGTAACGGTAACAGTAACGGTGCTGACGGTGGTAATGTTGGTTCTAAGCTTTTCAATTTGCGCAGCCTCTTCAAGAAAACCCTTCTAACCTCTCACTAG